Part of the Caulifigura coniformis genome, CGCAGAGCGACGTCTTCTCCGAGGGCTTCCAGACGACCGGATTTCCGCAGACCCAGGCGAGGGCCGCGTTCCAGGCCCAGACGGCCATCGGGAAGTTGAAGGCCGAGATCACCATCACCGGCCCGAGCGGAAGCCATTGCTCCATCAGCCGGTGGCGCGGGCGTTCGCTGGCGATCGTCAGGCCGTGGAGCTGGCGGCTGAGGCCGACCGCGAAGTCGCAGATGTCGATCATTTCCTGGACTTCGCCCAGGGCTTCCTGCGGGATCTTGCCGACTTCCCAGACGATCAACTCGGCCAGTTCGTTCTTGAACTCCCTGAGCTTCAGGCCCAGGCGACGGACGAACTCGCCGCGGACGGGAGCGGGCGTCATCCGCCACGTTGTGAACGCGGCCTCAGAGCGCCAGCGAATTTCATGCAGGCCAATCGTTGAGGCCGTTTTGACTTCGCAAAGGGTCTCTCCGTTGATGGGGGAGCGGAGGACGAACGGGACGCCGTGCGGATGTGTGGCGGACGGTTCGAGGAGCTCGCGATGGTCGCTGAAATCGTTCAGCGTTTTCAGATCGCGAATGCCGAGCCGCTTGAGCGCCGCCAGGACGCGGGCTTTCGGGCTGGAGCCATTTCCCCACATGGCGAGGTCTCCGTGAATGGACGCTTTCGAAACGCGGGCGGATGGACGGGCGCTGCCTCATCTCCATTGTTCGGACGGGGGGCGGCGAGGGACAGAAGGTAGCGGAGAGAGGGGCGTGTTCCGATGGTGACTCCAACGCGAAGCACCCCGGCTGCTTTGAGCAGCCGGGGTGCTTGTCCGTTGAGTCAACCTCGCGGAAGCGTCAGTGGCCGCGGCGTTTTCGGGCTCGGCCTTTTTCGCGCGGGGGGCCGGAATTTGACCCCTTCGATGGGCGCGGGCGGCCGGGCTTGGAACCCGACTTCTTCGGTCCGGAAGAGCGGCGGGTTGATGGCCCGGGGCCTTCGACCAGCCGCAAATCGAGTTCACGGCGATCGATGTCGACGCGGGCGACGGCCACGCGGACAGGGTCGCCAAGGCGGATCGTCCGGCCCGACCGCCGGCCGGTCAGGCAATGCCCGGCCCGATCGTAGTCGTAGATGTCGTCGCGCAGGGTGGTGATGTGCACGAGGCCTTCGGCCGGCATGGTGTTGCCGCGGCAGAAGAACCCGTAGCGATCGACGCCTGTCACCGTCGCATCAAACTCTTCGCTGATCCGCTCGTAGAGATACTCCAGGAGCTTGATCTTCTTGAGCTCGCGCTCCGCCTGCTCGGCCCGCCGTTCGGTGTCGGAGCAGTGCTGGGCGACCTGGGCCAACTCCGCCCCCCGCGGCACAGAATAGGTCCGCGTGCCGGTAATCCGTCCGATGAGCTGGCGGTGGATCAGCAGGTCGGGATAGCGGCGGATCGGGCTGGTGAAGTGCGCGTACTGATCTTCGGCGAGTGCGTAGTGACCGGCGACTTCCGGTGAATAGACGGCCTGCTTGAGGCTGCGAAGGAGTGCGTAGTTGACCGCACGGCCTTCCGGCAGTGGGCGGACCTTCTCGAGCAGGGCCTGCAGTTCCTTGCGGCTCTGCACCTGCTTGACCGGATGGCCGACTGAGGCGGCAAACTCGCCGAACGCCTTCATCTTCATTTCGCTCGGATCGGCGTGAACGCGGCGGACGAACTCGTCCCCCCGATCATCGAGGAAGGTCGCCACGGCCACGTTGGCCGCCAGCATGAACTCTTCGATGATCTGGTGGCTTTCGTCGTCGTGTTCTTCATGAGCGCCGGTGACGCGGCCTTCCTTGTCGATCTCCAGCTCGATGTCGCCCATCGAGAGCTCGAGGGCCCCTTTCGCGAAGCGGCGTTTGCGAAGGATCATCGCCAGCTCGAACATGTCGAGCAGCAGCTTCAGGACTTCGTCCGAAACATCCGTCGCCTTCTTCGGGTTGTTGATGATCGGCATCACCTGCTCATAGGCGAACCGCTGCTTCACCTTGATGGCCGTGCGCGCGAAGCGGGTATGAACCGGGATGCCTTCCGGCGAATACTCGATGAACGCGCTAAGCGTGTAGCGGACGTGGTCGGCCTGCAGGCTGGCCAGCGAATTGGAGATCACCTCCGGCAGCATGGGGATCACGTGCCGCGGCAGGTAAACGCTGTTGCCGCGGCGCTTGGCTTCGACATCCAGCGGCGACCCGGGCGTCACGAAGTACGACACGTCGGCGATGTGCACGCCGAGATGCCAGTGGCCATCATCAGTCCGATGGAGCGAGATGGCATCGTCGAAATCGCGGGCGTCGACGGGGTCGATCGTGATGATCGTCTCGTTCGTCAGGTCTTCCCGGTCGACGAAGACTTCCTCGTCGATCGTGAGGGCCTTTTCACGGGCCTCAGCGAGAACCGCTTCGGGGAATTCGGTCGGGAGACCGAACTCGTGGATGATGGTCAGCAGGTCGACGCCGGGCTCGCCGCGCGCTCCGAGGACCTGAGTGATCACCGCCTCGCCATGCCGGTGGGGCGTGGGGAAGCGGACCATGTCGATGACGACCTTGTCTTCCGGCTGGGCGCCTTTCGCGCCGGGGTCGCCGAGCCAGACGGGATCGGCGAACTGCTTGCCGTCGATCATGACCCAGGCCTGCCCGTCGTCTTCGTAGTAGACGCCGACGAAGGTGGTCGAGGCGCGTTCGACGACTTCGACGATGCGCCCCATGCGGCGGCCGCCGCCCATGCGTTCGGCCATGAATTCGACGAGCACGGTATCACCCGTCTGGGCATCGCGCATCTGCGACGAGTCGATGAAGATCTCGACGTTGTGATGCTCGCGGTTGGCGCCCTGGGGGAGGACGAAGCCGTCGCCGGCCGCGGTCCGCTTGAGGGTTCCGACGATCTGGCGACCGCTGGATGCAGCGCCCTTCAGCAGTCCCTTGCCGGCGATGATCTTGCCCGATTCGGTCCGGCCGAGCGTGCCGGCGGCGACCAGCTGGTCGACCTTTTCTTTGAATTCTTCGAAGCGTTGTTTCTTGATGCCCAGGGCTTTGGCGAGCGGCTTGGCCTTCTCGGGCTTATAGCCGGGACGGGAGATGTAATCCCGGAGCAGTTGTTCAATCGGAAGAGGCAATCAGTTTTCCTTGGAGAGAAGTCAGGCGACGGCCTGTGTTTTCGTAAGAGCACCCGCGAAACCCAATTCAGCAGGCGGCAGTCGCAGCAGATTTTCAGATTTGGATTTTTGTTAATCCTAGCACCCACAGTACTGCGTTACAGGGGAAAAGTCGCTCCCGCAGGAAAAGGGATCACCAAGCCGCGATGACGTCGGAATCTCAGGGTCATGACTGGAATGCGGTCAAGTGCGTCATCACCCCATCCGCCATTGGGCTTGCGTTCTTTGCGGTGGCTGCTGCATTCCCGAATCGTGACGTCGTCTCCGCGACCGTGGGGGCGACAATCGCCTGCACATGGTCGGCGGTCGGAATTGGGCTCTACGGAATGGTGAGATATCCGTCGAAACACCTGCTGGTGGCGACGCTCTTGGCAATCGCTGGTGCAATGCTGTCAGGTCGTTTCTTCTGGGACCTCGCGATGACTGGTTTCCTGCAAAGGGTTGAGTAACGACGGACTACGCTTTGCGTTTCTTCGACCTCACCGGCTTCTTTTCCATCGCGTTCTGCACTGCCAGCGCAATCGCCTCGCGCACTTCCACTGCTTTCGCGGCCTTGAGTTTCACCGACGTGTAACCCATCCGGCCCCAGCCACCTTTCGCCGGCTCGAACACCATGGGTTGAGACGAGCACACCATCGATTGCTGGTCGGCCGACAGCTTCACCATGCCATACCCCTCATCAGGCGACCCCAGGCTCGCGATGATACGGCCGTTCGCCCGGAAGTCGGGGTGGCCCATATGCGAGCTTTCGATCACTTCGGGGCGTGACAGCGCGAGCCTGCGGAACTGATCGGGTGTCATGAGATTGCTTTCAGCCGTTCCAGTGATGCGAGAGTGCGTCGTCGATGGTGAAGCGATACAGCCGCGGGCCGCTCAGAAAGGTCAGGGAGTCGCCGCGCCCCCTGGCGGCGGGCGCTCCCAGCGACTCGCCATCAACTCCCTTGAGTTCGAAGCGAGCGAGCTGCACTGCCTTGCCCGTTCTCGCAAGTTCGAAGAGGCAGAAGGCACTGCGATCGTGGTATCCCCCGTCCATGAGCGCATAGCCGTAGGCGACCGCGAGCGTCGAGTTTCCGGCGACGGATGTCTCCCAAACACCGTGGACGTGACGGTCGTGGAGATGAACCAGCGGGAAGCCCCGGTAGTAGCTGAACCACACATCCCGATCGGTCGCGACGTTCATGGCATAACAGTCACAGATAATGTCGAGCGGGCCGGTCGGTTCGAATTCGTACTCCCTCGTTCCGTGGCGGTCCCAGGCCACGAGCCCCGATCTTCCGATGGGATCCGTCCAGCCGTAGTTGCCAAACACGCCTTCATCGAAATACGAGGTCCAGATGGCTGCCTGTGACGTGGTCTGCAGCGACTGGATTCCGTCACCGAGAAGCATTTCGCGCAACGGGTTTCCCTCGCGGGAGTAAACCCGGCCGTTGCGGTCGGAGTCCTGGCCTCCGCGGTACTGGCAGCGGGCGCAGGCCAGAAGCAGTTCATCGCCCAGCGGCTGCACATGATGGATGTTGAAGGGCTCCCCCACGATCGTGACGTCCAACTCGCAACCAATGTCCCCCACGGCAAGAACCCGATATGTTTGCGGTTGGCGGCCCTTCGTTTTCCCGACGCTGCGTTGCGGTGTCTCAATCCGGTAGTCCGCCGGTTTTCGGGCGAACGCCAGATACGCCGATCCGGCCGGCCCAACATCGAACGCAACAGATTCTCCCTGGGTCTGTTCGTTCGTCAGTGTCCACCGCGGGAGTAATTCGACCTCAAACGTTGGTCGTGACATCATCCGGCGTCGCCCTTGTTGAAGTGAAGCTGCAAAGGACACTTCGTTGAAACTGATTGTCGGTCTTGGAAACCCCGGTCGCAAATATGCCGGGACGCGGCATAACGTCGGGTATGACGTGATCGCAGACCTCGTGAAGCGGACGAGCGCGGGGACGTCGAAGCTGCGCTTCGAATCGGAGATGTGGGAAGCGAACATCGCCGGCGAAAAGACTCTCCTGGCCTGTCCGATCACCTACATGAACCTGAGCGGGCGGGCGATCCAGCAGATCCTGGCGTTCTACAAGCTGGCTCCGGCCGACCTGGTGGTGATCTGCGACGACCTCAACCTGCCGGCCGGTAAGCTGCGCCTGCGCAAGAGCGGAACGGCCGGCGGCCAGAAGGGGCTGCAGAACACGATCGACATGCTGGGAACGACCGAGTTCGCCCGGCTGCGGATCGGCATCGACCGCCCGCCGGGGCAGATGGACGCGGCGGCTTACGTTCTTGCGAAGGTGCGACCTGAGGAGGCCGAGGTCCTGGAATCGGCCGTGTGGAAGGCGGCGGACGCGGTGGAATCGATCGTGAAGATCGGCGTCGACCTCACGATGAACACCGTGAATGCGGGAGCATGACTTGAGGAGGCCGGTTGTTTCCTCCTGTGAGCGCCGCTGAAATCGCAGCCGAGGTGACCGCTGATGTCCGTGGTGACGGCCGATGTGATCGTGATCGGGCTGGGGGCGATGGGCGGGGCCGCGTTCCGCAGCCTGGCGTCGCGCGGTCTGCGGGTCGTCGGCATCGAGCAGCATTCGGTGCCGCACGCGCTCGGAAGCTCGCATGGCGAGACGCGGATCATCCGCAAAGCCTACTTCGAGCATCCCGATTACGTCCCGCTGCTCAGGCGGTCGTACGAACTGTGGGGAGATCTGGAGACGGCAATCGGGCAGCAGCTGTATCACGAGACAGGACTGCTGCTGATCGGCCCGCCTGATGGGGAAGCGATCCCCGGCGCGCGGCTGGCGGCCGAACGACATGGCATCGCGATCGAGCCTCTCAGCGCGGCCGATCTGCGGCGGAGGTTCCCGTGGATCACGCCGCGGGAGGGAGACGAGTGCCTCTTCGAGCCTGAGGCGGGATTCCTCGAAGTGGAGCGCTGCGTGGAGGCGCAGGTCCGGGACGGGGAGCGACGGCAGGGGACGGCGGCGTGCGGGGAACGGGTCGTCGAGTGGTCGGCCGAAGGACGCGTCGCACGCGTGGTGACGGACCGGGGTCGGTACGAAGCGGGAGCGCTGGTGATCGCCGGCGGACCGTGGGCGTCGCGACTTCTGCACGAGATGCATGTGCCGCTTGAGGTCGTGCGGAAGCCGGTGGTGTGGTTCCGAAGTCGGCCGGGCGCCGTCGCGCCGACGTGTGGTTTCTTCGTCGAGCAGGAGGGGCGGGCGTTCTATGGCGTTCCTTCTCTCGAACGGGGGATGACAAAGCTGGCCGAGCACACGGGAGGCAATGTGGTCGAGGACGCCGACCGGGTCGACCGCCTGCTGCGGAGTGAAGACGTCGGGCCGCTGCAGACGTTCGCGGAAACGACGCTGCGGGACATCGATTCGACGCCGGTTCGATCGGCGGTCTGCCTGTACACGCTGACGCCGGACCGCCACTTCGTCATCGACCAGCATCCCGGGCATGCGAACGTGGCGGTGGCATGCGGATTCTCGGGGCACGGGTTCAAATTCGCCCCCGTCGTCGGCGAAGCGCTCGCGGATCTGGCCGTGCGCGGAGAATCGGCCCTCCCCATCGGTTTTCTCCAGAACCGGTCGTGGACCTGAGGGGCGACCCGCAACCTCGCGGAGCGGGTTTTCCCCGGACACACCCGCATTTTTTCGGGGTTTCCGGGGTCGCCGACTGTGGGTCAGGGGGCGATAATAGTGGCCGAAGGGCGTGCTCCGAGGTGACCTATGACGCGATGGACGTTTCTTGTCGCCGTGATTCTGGCGACCACAGCCACACGAGGATTTGGCCAGCTGCCGATCAGTCCGCTGAGGTCGGCCCAACTCAAATCCGCCCGGAATGATCTTCGCCGCCAGAACGAACAGGCGCAGCGTCTGCAGCAGGCCGAGCGCGAACTGGCGGTCCAGGAGCGGCAGGCGATTGCGGAGGCCTCGGCCCAGGTTGCGGCGGCGAAGATTGCGCACCGCAACGCGGGCAAGGACCTGACGAAGGCGCGCGACACGGCGGCTCAAGCCATCGAACAATCGCTGGGGCTCAAGGCGGCGACGGAGGAACTGGCCCGGGCCCAGGCCGCTTATCGTGAACTCTCAACGCCGGTGCTCGAGATACTGAAAGCGTCGGCCGAGTTCCAGGACGCGGAGAAAATCTCCGCGGCGGCCAAAACTGCGATCAAGGAACTGCAGGCCGATACGTCGGTTGATCCGATGACGAAGAAGTCCCGCCTGTCAGACCTGGTGGGCGAATCGCTGACGGCGTCGAACCTGGAACGGGTCACGCTGAAGAAAGATCCGCGGGTGAATGCGGCGCGTGAGCGTCTCGACGCAGCCCAGCAGAAAGTGGCCGACCTGCGCAAAACTGCCGCCGAAAAGGGGGAGAAGGATTCGTCGGTCGCGGCCGCCCAGGAAGGGGTGAAATCGGCGCATGAGGCGGTGCAGGCTGCGGAGGCAAACCTCGCGGCGGTGAAAAGGAACGGAGTGGTGGCCGCGCAATTGCTTCAGGCCGGGGTCGTTCCGCCCGGGGCCGACAAGGGTGGGAAGGGCCCGGGCAAGGGGGAGAAGAAAAAGTGAATTCGCGAGGCCCGGTGACGATTCCCGGGTGACGACGAGGCGGGAATTTGCCGTCACCGAGGGTTAAACGGCGGTGATTGGTACGGTTTTTCCCCTGACGAGTCCTGTTCCTTGTTGTCGATTCGTCTGATACCTTCTGCCGCTTCAATTGCGATTGATTCGGAAGCGACGGACCGGAGCACACGAACCGGGTCCCGCTTCGCGGTGTGGTCGCAGACGAGCGACCTGAGAGTGAGTGTTTCGACTTATGCGTGGCGCGGCGAACTTGCGGACTGCAGGCGGTTTGCCGCCCGTTGGGATGTGGAGCGCATGTGAAGGAGGCTCCGTTGGATAACGCTGCCCCGCATGGCGCCGTCGCGGCCAAAAACGCGAGTTCCGCTGCCCGTTCCCGCGGCCCCGAAGCCCACGGCGTGAGCGCGACCGGGTCATCCCGTTCCGGCCGGAACGGAACGTTCTCGACCATGGCCTTTCCGGATCCGCCCGCGATCCGTTCGCAGCTGGCAGACGCCGCGGAACGACACGCGGCAGGTCTGCGCTCGGGCGATGCCAGCACGAAGCCCCAACTGGAGCGGCTCGCGCGGGTGGTCCTGTCGGACTGCAACCAGCCGGACAAGTATCTCGGTTACGTGATGGTGCTGCTGGGCAACCTGACCCGGCGGGACCAGTTCCTGGCCGTGCCATTTTCCCGGCGACTCCTGCTGCATCCTCCGGGCGAACTGGCGACGACCGGACCTCTGAACTCGCTGCTGAAGCGGGCGGAGCAGCTCGGCTACCAGGTGCTGTCGGCCGAGGCGACGCATGACGTGCTGGGACGGCTGCTCGAAGGACGGGTCGATGCCATCCTGGGACTCGCGTCGCTCGAGGACCTGGAACGGGCGTTCGATCATTCGGTGCTGTCGGGAGTGGCGTCGTTCGCGGTGCCGCTGCCGTTGCGCCCGCCGGTCGCGGACGATCTTGAAGGTTCGTGGCTGACGGACGTGCTCGAGACCCAGGTGTCGGCCCGCGTCCAGGAGCCGGATGGTTACCTGGCGGCCATGCGGGCCGCGGCCCGACTGTTCCGTGAAGACTTCGAACGACTGCTGCCGCGGATTCACAGCAAGACTCCTGCCGCGGCCAGAACGCCGCTGGGGATGACCGAGGACGCGGCCTATGACTGGCTGGCGAACGGTGGAAAGCGGTTTCGGCCGTTCATCACGCTGGCGGCCTTTGACGCGGCTTCTGGCGGGGGCCTGCTTTCGGGATCGAAAGCGGACGGGCAGCCGTTCAGCGATGCGGTTTGCCGCGTGGCGATGGCGATCGAAGCCTTCCACAAGGCGTCTCTGGTCCACGACGACATCCAGGACGACGACCTGTTCCGCTACGGGCGACAGACGCTGCATCGCAGCCACGGCGTGGGGCCGGCGATCAATATCGGGGACTACCTGATCGGGCTGGGCTACCGGCTGGTGAATTCCTGCCGGGGCGAACTCGGGACGGACGTGGCGAGTGACATCATCGAAAGCATGTCGCAGGCGCACCTGCACCTGTGCGACGGGCAGGGGGCGGAGATGGCCTGGCGGGATCATCCCGACTGGTCGCTGACGCCTGCCGACGCCGTGCAGATGTACGCGCTCAAGACGTCGCCCGCGTTCGAGGCGGCGATGTTCGCGGGGCTTCGGCTGGCGGCGCCGGCGGAGGGTTATCGGGACACGGTGACGGAGTTCTGCCGCGAGCTGGGGGTCGGATTCCAGATCGTGAACGACCTGGGGGACTGGGTCGGCGATTCGAACAACAAGATGGTGGCCGGCCAGGATGCGCTGGCGCTGCGGCCGACGGTCCTTTTGGCATTAGCACTGGGAGCGGCCACCGATGCTCAGCGGCAGGAAATCCGCAGCAGGCTCGAATCGGAGGTGAACGACGCCGAGCAGCTCGAGCGGCTGCGGGGCCTGTTCGCCGAACTCGGCGCGTTTCCCGCCGCGGCGCGGATGGTGGTGGCATCGCGGGCGCGGGCCCAGGCGCTGGCCGATAGCGTGCAGCCGGCCCGACTGCGGCAGTTGTTCCAGTTTCTCCTGGATACAGTGCTGCCGGCCGACCAGCCGATTGGCTTGCTTCTGGAAAACGGCGCAACTGCTGACGCCGCTTCCTGAAGCGTCGAGTTCTTTCCGCCCGTGTGAGGGCCGAATCGGCGCTGCGGCGCGCGTTCCCGCGGGCAAATCGGCATTGCCCTGAAAAACGTCTGTGGGTTAGCGTTCGATGGCGCGGGGCGGAGTTTTTGGGGTGCGGATTGAACGCGGCGATCGTCTCTCTGGCGAGCCGTGATGACATCCTCAATCAGCGGCGAAAGGGGCATGGACGCCCATGAAGTTCACGGATTTCTCAATCGACAATTTCGGGGCCCTGTCGAAGTACTCTCTCCCTGAGATTGCACCAGGGCTGAACGTTCTGCATGGACCGAACGGCTCCGGGAAGACGACGCTGCTGCAGTTCATCCGCGGCATCTTTGCCGGGTTTGCCGAGGCACGGCGACGGCAGCTGATTCCCCCGGTCGGGAGTGGCGCCGCCGGTGGCACGATTGGCGTCGAATGGGGCTCCCGCCGGCTGGCCGTCATTCGCCACAGCCGACCGGATGAATACGAAACCCTCGCGATCAACGTCCGGCAGGGAGTTGCGGATGAAGGACAGTCGCTCCGCAAACAGATCGAGGCGTTCGACGATGAACGACTCAGCGTGCTGTTCACCGCCGGGAGCTTCGACGCCAACTCGGTGGAAGCACTGATCAGCCTGGCGCGGCAGGATGGCATCGACCTGTCGACGGTCGTCGGGAATGAGCGACCGCTGTCGACGCGCTTGACGCACCTGCACAGCCGGCGGTCGCTGCTGCTTCGCGAGATCGGCGAGCCGGGCCGGCGCGGGGAACTGCTGCTGCTTTGTGAAGCGATTGAGCGCGAGGCGCTGGAGATTCAGCGTCAGGCCGACGAGCGCAAGGCGGACCTGCTGCGGGCGCGAGTCGACGTGGAGCAGAAGCTGGCGGCGCTGGACCGTGACATCCAGGCGCTCGATCTCGACTGGCAGGCGGTTTCGACCGACCTGTCGGAGTGTGAGGATCGTCTCTGGAACGCGACTTCCCGGACGGTCGTGGACGTCGTGTATCTGCAGGAGGCCGAAACGCCGTCTGTGAATCCGCGGTTGCCGGAGGTCGAGGAACTCGATCTGC contains:
- the rnr gene encoding ribonuclease R; amino-acid sequence: MPLPIEQLLRDYISRPGYKPEKAKPLAKALGIKKQRFEEFKEKVDQLVAAGTLGRTESGKIIAGKGLLKGAASSGRQIVGTLKRTAAGDGFVLPQGANREHHNVEIFIDSSQMRDAQTGDTVLVEFMAERMGGGRRMGRIVEVVERASTTFVGVYYEDDGQAWVMIDGKQFADPVWLGDPGAKGAQPEDKVVIDMVRFPTPHRHGEAVITQVLGARGEPGVDLLTIIHEFGLPTEFPEAVLAEAREKALTIDEEVFVDREDLTNETIITIDPVDARDFDDAISLHRTDDGHWHLGVHIADVSYFVTPGSPLDVEAKRRGNSVYLPRHVIPMLPEVISNSLASLQADHVRYTLSAFIEYSPEGIPVHTRFARTAIKVKQRFAYEQVMPIINNPKKATDVSDEVLKLLLDMFELAMILRKRRFAKGALELSMGDIELEIDKEGRVTGAHEEHDDESHQIIEEFMLAANVAVATFLDDRGDEFVRRVHADPSEMKMKAFGEFAASVGHPVKQVQSRKELQALLEKVRPLPEGRAVNYALLRSLKQAVYSPEVAGHYALAEDQYAHFTSPIRRYPDLLIHRQLIGRITGTRTYSVPRGAELAQVAQHCSDTERRAEQAERELKKIKLLEYLYERISEEFDATVTGVDRYGFFCRGNTMPAEGLVHITTLRDDIYDYDRAGHCLTGRRSGRTIRLGDPVRVAVARVDIDRRELDLRLVEGPGPSTRRSSGPKKSGSKPGRPRPSKGSNSGPPREKGRARKRRGH
- a CDS encoding RNA-binding protein, which produces MTPDQFRRLALSRPEVIESSHMGHPDFRANGRIIASLGSPDEGYGMVKLSADQQSMVCSSQPMVFEPAKGGWGRMGYTSVKLKAAKAVEVREAIALAVQNAMEKKPVRSKKRKA
- the pth gene encoding aminoacyl-tRNA hydrolase, giving the protein MKLIVGLGNPGRKYAGTRHNVGYDVIADLVKRTSAGTSKLRFESEMWEANIAGEKTLLACPITYMNLSGRAIQQILAFYKLAPADLVVICDDLNLPAGKLRLRKSGTAGGQKGLQNTIDMLGTTEFARLRIGIDRPPGQMDAAAYVLAKVRPEEAEVLESAVWKAADAVESIVKIGVDLTMNTVNAGA
- the solA gene encoding N-methyl-L-tryptophan oxidase; the protein is MSVVTADVIVIGLGAMGGAAFRSLASRGLRVVGIEQHSVPHALGSSHGETRIIRKAYFEHPDYVPLLRRSYELWGDLETAIGQQLYHETGLLLIGPPDGEAIPGARLAAERHGIAIEPLSAADLRRRFPWITPREGDECLFEPEAGFLEVERCVEAQVRDGERRQGTAACGERVVEWSAEGRVARVVTDRGRYEAGALVIAGGPWASRLLHEMHVPLEVVRKPVVWFRSRPGAVAPTCGFFVEQEGRAFYGVPSLERGMTKLAEHTGGNVVEDADRVDRLLRSEDVGPLQTFAETTLRDIDSTPVRSAVCLYTLTPDRHFVIDQHPGHANVAVACGFSGHGFKFAPVVGEALADLAVRGESALPIGFLQNRSWT
- a CDS encoding coiled-coil domain-containing protein codes for the protein MTRWTFLVAVILATTATRGFGQLPISPLRSAQLKSARNDLRRQNEQAQRLQQAERELAVQERQAIAEASAQVAAAKIAHRNAGKDLTKARDTAAQAIEQSLGLKAATEELARAQAAYRELSTPVLEILKASAEFQDAEKISAAAKTAIKELQADTSVDPMTKKSRLSDLVGESLTASNLERVTLKKDPRVNAARERLDAAQQKVADLRKTAAEKGEKDSSVAAAQEGVKSAHEAVQAAEANLAAVKRNGVVAAQLLQAGVVPPGADKGGKGPGKGEKKK
- a CDS encoding polyprenyl synthetase family protein codes for the protein MDNAAPHGAVAAKNASSAARSRGPEAHGVSATGSSRSGRNGTFSTMAFPDPPAIRSQLADAAERHAAGLRSGDASTKPQLERLARVVLSDCNQPDKYLGYVMVLLGNLTRRDQFLAVPFSRRLLLHPPGELATTGPLNSLLKRAEQLGYQVLSAEATHDVLGRLLEGRVDAILGLASLEDLERAFDHSVLSGVASFAVPLPLRPPVADDLEGSWLTDVLETQVSARVQEPDGYLAAMRAAARLFREDFERLLPRIHSKTPAAARTPLGMTEDAAYDWLANGGKRFRPFITLAAFDAASGGGLLSGSKADGQPFSDAVCRVAMAIEAFHKASLVHDDIQDDDLFRYGRQTLHRSHGVGPAINIGDYLIGLGYRLVNSCRGELGTDVASDIIESMSQAHLHLCDGQGAEMAWRDHPDWSLTPADAVQMYALKTSPAFEAAMFAGLRLAAPAEGYRDTVTEFCRELGVGFQIVNDLGDWVGDSNNKMVAGQDALALRPTVLLALALGAATDAQRQEIRSRLESEVNDAEQLERLRGLFAELGAFPAAARMVVASRARAQALADSVQPARLRQLFQFLLDTVLPADQPIGLLLENGATADAAS